The Bacillus sp. NEB1478 genome contains the following window.
GTACGTTTTTTCCTGCTGTTTTTTCGAGTTCGTGCTTAACAGGACAAGCTCATATCCAATCTCACTTGCACAGTCATTCACACCGCACAATACTTCATATGTGAAGTTATCTTTGCTTCCTTCGATTTGTAATCCTGAAACGAGCAGCCCGATCGTCTTCGTCTTCTTCATGACAAGACTTCTCGCTAAAAGATTTGGACTGTATTTTAATTCTTGTGCGATCGCCTTTATTCTCTCTCTTGTCTTTTCATTTACATCTGAGTATCCGTTCAATGCTCTTGAAACCGTTGTAACTGATACTCCAGCTTTCTTTGCAACATCTCTAATAGTGGCCAATTCCAATCCCCCAAAACGTTTCGGATGTGATTTGTTCTCTATCTTAACGGTATTTGAATCCGCTTTCAAGAGGTAAATCAATATTATTTAGAGGAATTAAGTATGTAGAAATAAAAAAACCCTGAAAAATAGCCCATTAAAGCTTTCAGAGTTTCAACAGAAAATTATTTTTCCTAAGCTATTTCATGAGGAATTTCATGGTTAGTCATTCTCGTCCGTTTCTATACGAATTTGTTGGTTTTGAAGTAATTTCAGCCTTAGATTTATTATCATTTTTGATGATAGTCTGAACCTTTGCTCTACTACAGTTACTGTAAACGAACATGCAGCTGTGTTCCCTGCTGCATCAGTCGCTGTACAAGTTACAGTTGTTGTTCCGAATGGGAATAAGGAGCTTGAAGGCGGAGAACAAATTGCGATAGCGCCTGGACAATTATCGGAAACGACAGGATTTGAGTAGTTAACAATTGCCCCGCCAAGATCTGGGTCACCAGTTATTATGATGTTAGGCGGACAGGTAATGGTTGGCGGTTCTGTATCGTTCACAGTTACGGTAAACGTGCAGTTCGCTGTATTACCAGAAGCATCGGTCGCAGAACAAGTAACCGTTGTCGTTCCTGCTGGGAAGAAAGATCCAGATGGTGGTGAACAAGAACTCGTTACACCAGGACAATTATCGGAAACGAGAGGATCTGGGTAGTTTACGACTGCTCCACATTCTCCAGGATCATTCGGTACTGTGATGCTAGGCGGACAGGTAATGGTTGGCGGCTCTGTATCGTTCACTGTTGCGGTAAACGTGCAGGTCGCTGTATTACCAGAAGCATCAGTCGCAGTACAAGTAACCGTTGTCGTTCCTGCTGGGAAGAAAGATCCAGATGGTGGTGAACAAGTGCTTGAAACACCAAGACATGAAACGATAGGATCTGGGTAGTTTACGACTGCTCCACATTCTCCAGGATCATTGGATACCGTAATGTTACCTGGACATGTAATCGTTAACGGTGCTGTTACTAAACTGATTGCATCCAGTCCCATAAAAGAATCAAATGCAGCACGTCCAACATTAGTGACACGCGCTACTAAAGTATAAGTTCCAGGGGAAATAAAAGTATGAGTCCAATTAACCCAACCAGTATCCCCTGTTGTGTTGACCGAAGCAAAATAAGGAGTAGCTACTACAGCTGCTCCTAATAAAATTCGTACCTCCGCAAAATCGTTAAATTGAGTAATGGGAATTTCCGGAGACTGAAAAAAGGTCCATCCTGAAATTGTATCGCCCGCACATGCAGAAAATGTTTGCGAAACACTGGTAAAATTATCTGGACCGTCAGTTTTAAGCAGTGCAAAGAAATTACCGTTAACCGGATTAAAAGTAAGAGTAGGAGCAAATGGAGTTGTAAATGAAGTAACAACAGCGGCTGAACCGCCTGTTGGTATAGTTACAGTCCATCCGGTGAAGTTACCCGTTTCAAAACTTGGATTAATAATTGGCATTTTTACACCTTTTTTCGTATTTGTATTCGAGGGAAATATTGCACCCTGTACTCATTTTATGTACATAGAAGACTAGCCGTCTGTGCATATGAAGGAGGTTATTCGTTTATTTTTTTAGTCAATAAAAAAAGCGCTCTCCATTAGAAGCGCTTTCTTCACTCTTTTTTATTTCTCTTCCGCTCTCTCATAAGGAATTTCTTGAGGTTGTTCCACATTTTTTGTTGTTACAGTTTCTCTTTTCTGATTAGCATTCCAAGTTTCTTTTTCATTATGAAGTCCGTGCAGCTTTTTAACTTGTCTTTGCAGCTGAATGATTTTCATTAAACTGAAAAGACCAACCGTCAAACCTCCAATACCTGCGGATCCTAGAATTACAAGTACGAGCGGCCATTTTGCGGTTCCAAAAAGATAATTGATTTCAACATCGCCTACATTAATGACGGCAAACGTTGCAATCACAAGGGTAAAAATAAATCCAAAAATTAAGTACAATTGCATTTTCATATCGATCACCTCATTGTTATGTATTCCCGTAAAGGTTAAAATTTTACCTGAATCCTCTAAAATATTTTTTCGAGATTTGAGTTCTTACTTTTTCGGGTAAGATGTGTGAGTAAGGTGGTGTTGTTCATGACAATAAAAGCTTATGTATTTGATGCCTATGGTACTCTTTTTGATGTCCATTCGGTTTCGGAAACGGCAGATCGCCTGTTCCCGGGTAAAGGAAAAGAGATCAGTCAGCAATGGCGCAAAAAACAAGTCGAATATTTTATGCTTCATCAGATCACAGGAAATTACAAACCTTTCTCTGATGTGACGCGAAATGCACTTTTATATACTTTAAAAAATCTGAATGAAGAATGCAAAGAAAATGAAATTGAGCAGTTGATGGATTCGTATCTAGAATTAGATGTATACGAGGAAGTAATAGAAACCCTTCAGCTTTTAAAAGATAACGGAAAAAGAAGAACCATCTATTCAAACGGTACATACAACATGCTCGAGCCCCTTGTTGAAAAAAGAGAGCTCCATAATTTGCTTGATATTTTATCTGTCGATGATGTGAAACAGTACAAACCAGCGGCAGCAGCCTATAAATATGCTCTCGAAAAACTAGAATTGGAACGGCACGAGGTATTATTTATGAGCTCGAACTTTTGGGATATTACAGGTGCAAAATCATTTGGTTTCCGGACCGCCTGGATCAACAGATCTGGATTAGAACCCGATGTAATCGGGATTCAACCGGATTATATTTTTGAGGTTCTGAGAGGGATACTGAACGTTTAGTTTAATTAAAGAGAGAGCTGGAGCTGCAGCTCTCTTTTCCTTTTTGATCTATTTTGTATTGCGTTTTCTATTAAAATATTTAACATAATAAGCGATTAAAAGGATCAATAGAATGGGAAAAAGAATTAAACCTATGCTTCCTGGCCCGATTATACCTAATAACATCGTAATCACCCTTTTTCAATCTGTAAGAGCACGCTTTATCGTTGCCTTCGCTTCCACTAAGACCGCATCATCTTTGTCTTCAACGGCTTGGAGCAACAATACTATCGCGATAAAAACGGCTATGAATCTAGCTAACACCTTTGTTTCTTCATCAACTTCTCCATATACTTCATAAAAAGCTCCTCTTGATTGTGAGGACAAAATACTATAAACCGCACTTAAATCACAAGCAGGATGACCGATCCCCATATCTCCCCAGTCGATGATTCCAGAGATTTCCCCCGCTTCATCCACCATGATATTTTTAAAATGAAGATCACCATGAAGAAAGACTTCTCTTTGCTGAACAAAATCAGTGTCTAACTGATTTAAATAGTTCGACAGGGTCTCATACTCATTTTTTTCTAGATGTAGAGATAAGTCACCCAAAAAGCGGTTTATTACATATTCTTTTCTATCCTTGATATTGAACAAATCACGTGCGTCGTTTAATAGTCCGAGATCACGAGCGGTTTCTAATGGAAAGCTATGTAATCGTTTTAGGAATTGAGCCAGGATTACTGCAGACATTGCTCGCTGCTCATCACCCAGTCCGATTGGAAAGCTTCCTCTCATAAAAGGATAGCCGAGAAATGGAAACGGATAATTTTCATCTCCTTCTCCGTAAAATAATGGCTTTGAAAAAGGAAGATCAATAACACTTTCAAGTTCAGGAAGGATTTTCCACTCTCTTCTTAGTCCTGGTACTGTACTTTCCAGCCTTGGGAAACGAAAAACATAATCCTCTCCAACCAGGTAAACCGTATTATCAAGTCCTTCACCTAATTTTTTGATTTCCATAGACGCTAAAAGTGGAAACTGGCTGTCTAATAATTTACGGACCTGATTCACTGATGGTTGATATTCTGTATTCTGCATAAACTGTTCCCCCGATTATTTCTGTTACAAAAACTTTTGAAAAATCCGTTCTAACAGTGGTTTTTCTTCCTCCACATCTGTTGAAGAATAAACGGTTTTTCCGCTTAAATTCCGAATGAATTTTTCTGCTTGAGCATTTGAAAAATGAATGTCTGGAATCTTCCATCCTTCATCATTTTTCACGACATGAACCCATATATCTTTTTGACAATCAGAACAAGAATTCAACCCATAATAATGAAATTTATAAACCATATTTTTTCTATCTTTTTTCCATTGAATAATATCGTAGTTTAAAAATTTGTAATAAGCCTCTTCCATGTTCTTCTCATTTCGCAACTGGTCAAGCAATTTTTCGCGTCCTGCATCAGTCAGCAGATCGTACTTCACCGGGTCATTCGACTGCAGAACAGCTTTTGACCATTCCTGTGCTGTATACTCTGCATTTATTTCATCTTGGGGACGATGAGCGATGAAAAAACCAGTTATTGAGATTAAAAGAAACAGCCCCATAGCAACCAAGATTAAATAGAAAGGAATTTTATTATCTTCTTGAATATCCAGACTAAACCTCACTTTATCTGTGCTCATTTCACACCTCAAGAAACAATATTGGAAAATTATGATAATTTTAGAATATCATAAAAAGATGTTTTGTGAATGAAAAAAGAATGCTCTCTATAGTAACTGTTCTTTTTTGGAGAAGTATATTGTAATTTGCAAGCCTTTAAACAGGTGAAATAGCAGTAAAATTAGTAAAGATAATCACATCAAAAACGACCAGATTTTTGTCTGGCCGTTTTCATATACCTTTATTCAATTTAAGCATCTGATTGTGGAAGAAGGGAATTTAATGATTGTAAAGATATTCAATAAATTCTTTCACCTCTACTGCCTGTTAGCTTCATGAGAAGAGTTACATAAATGCTCTATGGATATTTAACTATTGCGCAAGTTTGCAGAAAATGATGACTAATCTTATACATTTAACTTAAAATCCTCCCCAAGTTCCCCAACTGCCCGGTCCTTGACCTCCTGGAGATGGGAAAGATTGACCTTGTCCCCAGCCTTGTCCACCCATGCCACCTGGAAGACTGCTAAATTGGGGAGGAATTGGACCATTATAAAGAGTCCAGCCATTCATCTGATCATCAAAAACTGCAATTTTGAATTCACCTTGTGGAGTATATACTGTTAAATGAACTAAAAACTTTTTCTCTCC
Protein-coding sequences here:
- a CDS encoding HYR domain-containing protein, whose protein sequence is MPIINPSFETGNFTGWTVTIPTGGSAAVVTSFTTPFAPTLTFNPVNGNFFALLKTDGPDNFTSVSQTFSACAGDTISGWTFFQSPEIPITQFNDFAEVRILLGAAVVATPYFASVNTTGDTGWVNWTHTFISPGTYTLVARVTNVGRAAFDSFMGLDAISLVTAPLTITCPGNITVSNDPGECGAVVNYPDPIVSCLGVSSTCSPPSGSFFPAGTTTVTCTATDASGNTATCTFTATVNDTEPPTITCPPSITVPNDPGECGAVVNYPDPLVSDNCPGVTSSCSPPSGSFFPAGTTTVTCSATDASGNTANCTFTVTVNDTEPPTITCPPNIIITGDPDLGGAIVNYSNPVVSDNCPGAIAICSPPSSSLFPFGTTTVTCTATDAAGNTAACSFTVTVVEQRFRLSSKMIINLRLKLLQNQQIRIETDEND
- a CDS encoding lipopolysaccharide assembly protein LapA domain-containing protein, with the protein product MKMQLYLIFGFIFTLVIATFAVINVGDVEINYLFGTAKWPLVLVILGSAGIGGLTVGLFSLMKIIQLQRQVKKLHGLHNEKETWNANQKRETVTTKNVEQPQEIPYERAEEK
- a CDS encoding phosphotransferase produces the protein MQNTEYQPSVNQVRKLLDSQFPLLASMEIKKLGEGLDNTVYLVGEDYVFRFPRLESTVPGLRREWKILPELESVIDLPFSKPLFYGEGDENYPFPFLGYPFMRGSFPIGLGDEQRAMSAVILAQFLKRLHSFPLETARDLGLLNDARDLFNIKDRKEYVINRFLGDLSLHLEKNEYETLSNYLNQLDTDFVQQREVFLHGDLHFKNIMVDEAGEISGIIDWGDMGIGHPACDLSAVYSILSSQSRGAFYEVYGEVDEETKVLARFIAVFIAIVLLLQAVEDKDDAVLVEAKATIKRALTD
- a CDS encoding haloacid dehalogenase type II gives rise to the protein MTIKAYVFDAYGTLFDVHSVSETADRLFPGKGKEISQQWRKKQVEYFMLHQITGNYKPFSDVTRNALLYTLKNLNEECKENEIEQLMDSYLELDVYEEVIETLQLLKDNGKRRTIYSNGTYNMLEPLVEKRELHNLLDILSVDDVKQYKPAAAAYKYALEKLELERHEVLFMSSNFWDITGAKSFGFRTAWINRSGLEPDVIGIQPDYIFEVLRGILNV